From a region of the Oscillatoria sp. FACHB-1407 genome:
- a CDS encoding NAD-dependent epimerase/dehydratase family protein, whose amino-acid sequence MPTVLITGSAGLIGSESVRFFANLGFNVIGVDNDMRAYFFGESASTQWNRNLLQETYGDKYQHFDADIRDRDKIESLFKEYSSDISLIIHTAAQPSHDWAASDPHVDFTVNANGTLVLLEATRQHCPNAVFIFTSTNKVYGDTPNFLPLQELETRWEIAEDHSYFIGIDESMSIDNSKHSLFGASKVAADVLVQEYGRYFDMKTASFRGGCLTGPAHSGAKLHGFLAYLMKCTITGDTYTIFGYKGKQVRDNIHSYDLVNAFYHFYQNPRSGEVYNIGGSRHSNCSMLEAIAICEELSGKKLNYVYSEDNRSGDHIWYISDVRKFQSHYPQWHYKYNLRDILEDIYNAQAQRF is encoded by the coding sequence ATGCCGACCGTTTTAATTACAGGTTCTGCTGGTTTAATTGGCTCCGAATCCGTCCGTTTTTTTGCCAATCTGGGTTTTAATGTGATTGGCGTTGACAATGACATGCGGGCTTATTTCTTCGGAGAGTCTGCCTCGACTCAATGGAATCGCAATTTACTTCAGGAAACCTACGGAGACAAGTATCAACATTTTGATGCAGATATTCGCGATCGCGACAAAATTGAGTCGCTCTTCAAAGAGTATTCTTCAGATATTTCCCTGATTATTCACACTGCTGCTCAACCCTCTCATGACTGGGCAGCGAGTGACCCCCACGTTGATTTTACGGTCAACGCCAATGGAACGTTGGTATTACTAGAAGCGACTCGCCAGCATTGCCCCAATGCGGTTTTTATCTTTACCTCAACCAATAAAGTGTATGGCGATACGCCAAACTTTTTGCCCTTACAAGAGTTAGAAACTCGCTGGGAAATCGCTGAAGATCATTCCTATTTCATTGGCATTGATGAGTCGATGTCGATTGATAATTCCAAACATTCGTTGTTTGGAGCTTCTAAAGTCGCAGCGGATGTTTTAGTACAGGAGTATGGCAGATATTTTGATATGAAAACTGCCAGTTTCAGAGGGGGTTGCTTAACGGGACCGGCTCATTCCGGAGCGAAGTTACATGGCTTCTTAGCGTACTTGATGAAATGTACGATCACGGGTGATACTTACACTATTTTTGGCTACAAAGGGAAGCAGGTCAGAGACAACATTCATAGCTATGATTTGGTGAATGCTTTCTATCATTTCTACCAAAATCCTCGCTCAGGTGAGGTTTATAACATTGGGGGTTCTCGCCATAGCAATTGCTCCATGTTAGAGGCGATCGCCATCTGTGAAGAACTCTCTGGCAAGAAGCTGAATTACGTCTACTCTGAGGACAATCGTTCTGGGGATCACATCTGGTATATTTCAGATGTTCGTAAGTTCCAGTCCCACTATCCTCAATGGCATTACAAATACAATCTTCGAGACATTTTGGAAGATATTTATAATGCTCAAGCGCAACGATTTTAG
- a CDS encoding glycosyltransferase, with product MPFPLQDPYWMQVRSFLERHTQPLDAILAPNEFLEFFPGNYHYNITYLLPADHFAFVVFHKAMLREIELPFVLDVIRSFQPVFANEVFVVYAKQTSTQLSEQDQEHVQFLLDEIENYRKQQKILIERFAITVTTHNRPHSLERSLPQFLTLKVPIVIVDDASTPENAAINKQIAEQHHIPLIHIPENRGLPNAMNVGISYWLADPGIIWISYFQDDVDVDPNLFEVLDAVQDREERPLLTGRDALEHPTVKTENIAGHRVLLKRSMPGQHLHAHRDYWSAVLPIPTPYLGAPKPDKGKPGQGADEDWWITAWSPNSITKRGKYVVCVPGLVRTFRPTAENSTWGNVSELPAPEAVAYAAPLAVDQTKSDRPVTFKPDHTLDGLHVLVDGYNLQLTSGTGIKTYGTSLVQALRLLEANVDVLLSRNSSKVNDVLDEVLFFDEQAKSPNRIRDVINISKGLVRSSLGPFYRAKRRKTLRQFVIKQGKFSDDFLKYAESFNLPQCYDVANAIYKYLHRETDIYVPEKIDIWHATYPLPIQVRGAKKITTMHDLIPLRLPYATLDDKEIFYYKTKTALKDSAVIISVSEHTKRDLLTYFEVDPNKIVVTYQPPVLEPLQPEEEEKTEEFLQRFKLQPEEYILFVGAIEPKKNLGRLLEAYATIDTDMPLVVVGKKAWSWEEELGKMQYLFDKDSKRQVKMLEYVSTNSLRYLYRGAYCFVFPSLYEGFGLPPVEAMSFGCPVVTSQVSSLPEVCGNGAMYVDPYDVADIKAKIEKLLGDRELRQQLSKNARKNARFFTMENYTKRLYNAYRQAVQ from the coding sequence ATGCCGTTTCCCCTTCAAGACCCCTATTGGATGCAGGTGCGATCGTTTTTAGAACGGCACACCCAACCGTTGGATGCGATCCTTGCGCCGAATGAATTTCTAGAGTTTTTCCCCGGTAATTATCACTACAACATTACCTATTTATTACCTGCCGATCACTTTGCCTTTGTCGTTTTTCATAAGGCAATGCTGAGAGAGATTGAACTTCCTTTTGTGTTGGATGTGATTCGTTCCTTTCAGCCTGTTTTTGCGAATGAAGTTTTTGTGGTCTATGCAAAACAAACTTCTACACAGCTATCTGAGCAAGATCAAGAGCATGTGCAATTTCTGTTAGATGAAATCGAGAATTATCGAAAGCAACAAAAAATTTTAATCGAGCGATTTGCGATTACGGTCACAACACACAATCGCCCACACAGCTTAGAGCGATCGCTTCCTCAATTTCTAACCCTAAAAGTACCCATCGTCATCGTTGATGATGCCTCTACCCCTGAAAATGCGGCTATCAATAAACAAATTGCAGAGCAACATCATATTCCCCTGATTCACATTCCCGAAAATCGCGGATTGCCCAACGCCATGAATGTAGGCATCAGTTATTGGTTAGCTGATCCTGGCATCATTTGGATCTCCTATTTTCAGGATGATGTTGATGTTGATCCCAATCTGTTTGAGGTGCTGGATGCTGTGCAGGATCGGGAAGAACGCCCCCTTCTGACGGGACGGGATGCCCTGGAGCATCCCACTGTCAAAACAGAAAATATTGCAGGTCATCGCGTGCTCCTGAAGCGATCGATGCCGGGGCAACACCTCCATGCTCACCGAGATTATTGGAGTGCAGTTTTGCCCATTCCCACACCCTACCTGGGTGCACCCAAACCCGACAAGGGCAAGCCGGGGCAGGGGGCAGACGAGGATTGGTGGATCACGGCCTGGTCGCCAAACTCCATCACGAAGCGGGGTAAGTATGTCGTCTGTGTGCCTGGGCTGGTTCGCACATTTCGTCCGACAGCAGAGAACTCAACCTGGGGCAACGTTAGCGAATTGCCCGCCCCGGAAGCTGTGGCGTATGCTGCTCCTCTTGCGGTGGATCAGACAAAGAGCGATCGCCCCGTTACTTTCAAACCTGACCATACGTTGGACGGTCTACATGTTCTGGTGGATGGCTACAACCTGCAACTGACCAGTGGAACGGGCATCAAAACCTATGGCACGAGTCTGGTTCAGGCGTTGAGGTTATTAGAGGCAAATGTAGATGTTTTGCTGAGTCGCAATAGCAGCAAAGTGAATGACGTCTTGGATGAAGTCCTATTCTTTGACGAACAAGCTAAAAGCCCTAATCGAATCAGGGACGTAATCAACATTTCTAAAGGATTAGTTCGTTCTTCACTGGGGCCATTCTATCGAGCAAAACGCCGTAAAACCCTGCGGCAATTTGTGATTAAACAGGGCAAATTTAGCGATGACTTTTTGAAGTATGCCGAGTCATTTAACCTGCCCCAATGTTATGACGTAGCCAATGCAATTTATAAATATCTGCATCGTGAAACGGATATTTATGTTCCCGAAAAGATTGATATCTGGCACGCGACCTATCCCCTACCGATTCAAGTGCGGGGAGCTAAAAAAATCACAACGATGCATGATTTGATCCCGCTACGCTTGCCCTATGCAACGCTAGATGATAAAGAAATTTTCTATTACAAGACCAAAACGGCACTCAAAGATTCAGCCGTTATTATCTCGGTTTCAGAGCATACCAAGCGGGATTTGCTGACTTATTTTGAGGTTGATCCCAACAAAATTGTAGTGACTTATCAACCGCCTGTATTGGAGCCATTGCAACCTGAAGAAGAGGAGAAAACAGAAGAATTTCTACAACGATTTAAGCTCCAACCTGAGGAATACATTTTGTTTGTTGGGGCGATCGAACCCAAGAAAAATCTGGGTCGATTGTTGGAGGCATACGCCACCATTGATACTGATATGCCGTTAGTGGTGGTGGGCAAAAAAGCCTGGTCTTGGGAAGAGGAATTGGGCAAAATGCAATATCTCTTTGACAAAGATTCCAAACGCCAGGTGAAGATGCTGGAATATGTTTCTACTAATAGCTTGCGCTATCTTTATCGTGGAGCCTATTGCTTCGTTTTCCCATCTTTGTATGAGGGGTTTGGGTTACCGCCAGTCGAGGCGATGAGCTTTGGTTGCCCGGTAGTGACTTCGCAGGTATCGTCCCTGCCTGAAGTGTGTGGTAATGGGGCAATGTATGTGGATCCCTACGATGTGGCTGATATCAAAGCCAAGATTGAGAAATTGTTGGGCGATCGCGAATTGCGACAACAACTCTCTAAAAATGCCCGGAAGAATGCCCGGTTCTTTACGATGGAGAATTACACGAAGCGGCTTTATAACGCTTATCGTCAAGCTGTTCAGTAA
- a CDS encoding class I SAM-dependent methyltransferase — MPTLDWLQKEFNYGYDSGNVLSLFPDPTRRQEEKIIGGSYRKVFYKGAFPYIKSNSKVLELGPGRGSWTRALLKYIPQGQLHVVDFQQVEQWLNPEQYNGRLVCHTVTDNSFSCVEDNYFDFFWSFGVLCHNNVEQIETILRNALLKVKPGGMATHQYSDWNKLEAFGWVKGSVPLEFKDLPDDKIWWPRNNQETMTAIAKKAGWTVVKPDLGIVQRDSIILLRRD; from the coding sequence GTGCCGACTTTAGATTGGTTACAAAAAGAATTTAATTACGGATATGACAGTGGTAATGTCTTGTCCCTGTTTCCAGATCCAACTCGTCGTCAGGAGGAGAAGATCATCGGTGGCTCCTACCGTAAAGTCTTCTACAAAGGTGCATTTCCCTACATCAAATCAAACTCGAAAGTGCTCGAACTGGGACCCGGAAGAGGGTCATGGACGCGAGCACTTTTGAAATACATTCCTCAAGGGCAGTTGCATGTTGTCGATTTTCAACAGGTTGAGCAATGGTTGAACCCTGAACAGTACAACGGCAGACTCGTGTGTCACACGGTGACCGATAATTCATTCTCCTGTGTTGAGGATAACTATTTTGATTTCTTCTGGTCTTTCGGTGTTTTATGTCATAACAACGTCGAGCAAATCGAGACAATTTTGCGAAATGCTCTGCTTAAAGTGAAGCCTGGTGGAATGGCAACCCATCAATATTCTGATTGGAATAAGTTGGAGGCATTTGGTTGGGTTAAGGGTAGCGTTCCCCTGGAGTTTAAAGACCTGCCAGATGACAAAATTTGGTGGCCCCGAAACAACCAGGAAACGATGACTGCTATTGCGAAAAAAGCAGGTTGGACGGTTGTTAAGCCTGATTTAGGTATCGTGCAGCGTGACTCCATTATTTTGCTGCGACGTGACTAG
- a CDS encoding glycosyltransferase — protein MDYLNLGCGYHFHPDWTNVDFISTGEGVIAHDLRQGIPFPDASFDVVYHSHVLEHFTKEEAKQFLHECHRVLRPKGLIRVVVPDLEQIARLYLKALEEASQGSPEWIANYDWLMLEMYDQTVRNRSGGDMAAYLAQEEIPNEKFVIERIGAEGENLIKLLRPQRQQILSNSTANQSKTPEEIAKEIGQFRLGGEVHQWMYDHYSLSAVLAKTGFTDVRVCKAHESHIPDFEQYGLDVEPSGRVRKPDSLFVEAIASRPNLWRQQFSLNGTHPSVPAPLKIIQANTVDFGGGAARAAYRLHKGLNRVGHQSLMLVNLRQSIDDTVLAVKPIHRDGDANRKLISILQKHYIDSNRTPVSNTLFSFPYPGFDLSQLDEVLEADIINLHWITQFQSPLTIKQLAGVQKPIVWTLHDMWAFTGGCHYSAGCTKYISDCVNCPQLQEDPHNLAAAILADKIASFSDIQLTVVTPSHWLAECAKQSQLFKHQRIEVIPNSLETDIFTPVDKVEARASLGLERNAFTLLIGADNGNERRKGFTELLNALKRCLETDDFQNKAQRNKIQLLCFGLPNEELKSLNIPVKTFGRVDSDDTLTLIYAAADIFVLPSLEDNLPNTMLEAMSCGTPVVAYDVGGIPDLVKDGVTGRLVRLGDSSHLADVILECASSPSALQTMSQQCRKLIEAHYGLESQAKRYLELYQDLIGKRDFTTPGLDQVHISLNDDDPQRSHHLNLQNISVAVPLETTFATPESQIFERASLKAALLEMESMRSHPIHTDQDSPQSAQAKLQKVRTQLKESKEKIQELQAEVEAMKTSKFWKLRSLWFKLKGLIGLRQD, from the coding sequence ATGGATTACCTTAACTTAGGTTGTGGCTACCATTTTCACCCCGACTGGACTAATGTTGACTTCATTTCGACTGGTGAAGGAGTCATAGCTCATGATCTGCGGCAAGGTATTCCATTTCCCGATGCTTCTTTTGATGTGGTTTACCACTCTCATGTCTTAGAGCATTTCACGAAGGAAGAAGCAAAGCAGTTTTTACACGAATGCCATCGAGTTCTACGTCCTAAAGGGCTGATTCGAGTTGTAGTTCCTGATCTAGAGCAGATTGCTCGTCTCTATCTCAAAGCCCTTGAGGAAGCCAGTCAAGGCTCACCGGAATGGATTGCAAACTATGACTGGTTAATGCTGGAGATGTATGACCAGACTGTTCGCAATCGCTCTGGCGGTGATATGGCTGCCTATCTCGCTCAAGAAGAGATTCCCAACGAGAAATTTGTGATTGAGCGCATTGGGGCTGAGGGCGAGAATTTGATCAAGTTGCTGCGTCCACAACGTCAGCAAATCCTGTCGAATAGTACGGCTAACCAATCCAAAACGCCTGAAGAAATCGCTAAAGAGATCGGGCAATTTCGACTGGGTGGTGAAGTTCATCAATGGATGTATGATCACTATTCGTTGTCTGCTGTCTTGGCAAAGACTGGATTTACCGATGTTCGAGTTTGCAAGGCACACGAGTCCCATATCCCTGACTTTGAGCAATATGGGCTGGATGTAGAGCCGAGTGGTCGAGTCCGTAAACCAGACTCGTTGTTTGTTGAGGCGATCGCTTCCCGTCCCAACCTGTGGAGGCAGCAATTCAGCCTCAACGGCACTCACCCATCTGTTCCTGCTCCACTAAAAATTATTCAAGCAAACACCGTTGACTTTGGTGGCGGTGCGGCGAGAGCAGCCTATCGACTTCACAAAGGACTCAACAGGGTTGGACATCAATCCTTGATGCTGGTCAATCTTAGGCAGTCTATTGATGACACCGTACTTGCAGTGAAGCCCATCCATCGGGACGGGGATGCTAACCGTAAGTTAATTTCGATTCTTCAGAAGCACTATATTGATTCCAATAGAACTCCAGTTTCTAACACGTTATTTTCCTTCCCCTATCCGGGGTTTGATTTGAGCCAGCTCGATGAAGTCCTGGAAGCCGACATTATTAACCTGCACTGGATTACACAATTTCAATCCCCCCTGACTATCAAGCAACTTGCTGGAGTGCAGAAACCAATCGTTTGGACGCTTCACGATATGTGGGCATTCACCGGGGGATGCCATTATTCGGCGGGTTGCACCAAATACATTTCTGATTGTGTCAATTGTCCTCAACTCCAGGAAGACCCTCATAACTTGGCTGCTGCGATTTTGGCAGATAAAATTGCAAGTTTCTCCGATATTCAGTTGACGGTTGTGACCCCCAGCCATTGGTTGGCAGAATGTGCCAAGCAAAGCCAACTGTTCAAGCATCAGCGGATTGAGGTCATTCCAAACTCACTGGAAACCGATATTTTCACTCCTGTTGATAAGGTAGAAGCCAGAGCTTCACTCGGTCTAGAACGAAATGCCTTTACCTTATTAATTGGAGCTGATAACGGCAATGAGCGGAGAAAAGGTTTTACAGAGCTTTTGAATGCGCTTAAACGTTGTCTCGAAACAGACGACTTTCAAAATAAAGCTCAAAGAAATAAGATTCAACTTTTGTGTTTTGGTCTACCTAATGAGGAATTGAAATCGCTGAATATTCCTGTTAAAACCTTTGGTCGGGTTGACTCAGATGACACATTAACACTGATTTATGCTGCCGCAGATATTTTTGTGCTGCCGTCCCTAGAAGATAATCTGCCCAATACGATGTTGGAGGCAATGAGCTGTGGTACGCCTGTGGTTGCCTATGATGTCGGTGGTATTCCGGATTTAGTCAAGGATGGAGTCACGGGTCGTTTGGTCAGGTTGGGAGATAGCTCGCACCTGGCTGATGTGATTTTGGAATGTGCGTCTTCTCCAAGCGCACTTCAGACTATGAGTCAGCAGTGTCGCAAACTCATCGAGGCACATTATGGGTTAGAGTCACAGGCAAAACGATATCTGGAGTTATATCAAGACTTGATTGGGAAACGAGATTTCACTACTCCTGGGTTGGATCAGGTGCATATTTCGTTGAATGATGATGACCCGCAGCGATCGCACCATCTCAACTTGCAAAACATTTCTGTTGCAGTTCCCCTGGAAACGACTTTTGCGACTCCAGAAAGCCAGATCTTTGAACGAGCCTCCCTTAAAGCAGCGTTGCTGGAAATGGAGTCGATGCGATCGCACCCCATCCACACAGATCAAGATTCACCGCAATCAGCACAAGCTAAGTTGCAAAAAGTGAGAACACAATTAAAGGAATCGAAAGAAAAGATTCAGGAATTGCAAGCTGAAGTAGAAGCAATGAAGACGAGCAAGTTCTGGAAGCTTCGAAGTCTCTGGTTTAAGTTGAAAGGGCTGATCGGTTTACGACAGGATTAA
- a CDS encoding glycosyltransferase family protein: MRIAIQNPFSGQSVAETELSKRFYQAALNLGWQAAEVYTAADIDHFQPDFVIALHNNSPKLAGFPTYGCMWNPLSFFEGTEKYVKHVLSYDGYLTSSFPVERWLHHILHHTPKQFFTVPFYTSCARNAYQVPNLENPRLIYLGSNWDMPRFQELFEQLDQQPYMEVYGNPEGWTHLQTAYKGALPYDGASVFQTLNQVGVGLCLHREEHTRYELPSMRIFEIVASGAIAICGEHPFIRKAFGDSVLYLDLGLSVEAQVQQISEYMEWIRLHPQEAIALSQKAHAIFLEHYTLEKLLLDIIPHHQRLIQTKGFIQSIEITAKPQVEFIIKIASDSIETSQKTFESLARQSYGNIGVIAIAESVEKAAQLCQLYESKFPIQIVESSANEFKSTQIWKGLNAVQAEYFAVLDQIAIHPNHAARLVSLLEKSTAGVAYSGALIAAAEDTSELIQFHPFDLDRLLLFEPLITLSAAIGRRSLLDTLLSYDPLLNEWVDLSILLYLAQQTQFLFSYEATCELLYPPQQLEQSVFQQSRDWSTEASRLRVMFWHQEFAPGKSIQTVHQAHLAQQYLQHQLERSHAELRRIEEQLQVQLQDAQAVIAAMESSKFWKLRTAWFKLKRAIGLPTNDEPS, from the coding sequence ATGAGAATTGCGATTCAAAACCCATTTTCAGGGCAATCGGTTGCTGAAACTGAACTTTCCAAACGGTTCTATCAGGCAGCCCTGAATTTGGGTTGGCAAGCGGCAGAAGTTTATACTGCTGCCGATATCGATCATTTTCAACCTGACTTTGTGATTGCGCTGCATAACAATAGTCCTAAGCTAGCAGGATTTCCTACTTACGGATGTATGTGGAATCCGCTTTCTTTTTTTGAGGGGACTGAGAAATACGTCAAACATGTGCTTAGTTACGATGGCTATCTGACGTCATCTTTCCCGGTTGAACGGTGGTTGCATCACATCCTTCACCACACTCCAAAGCAGTTCTTTACGGTTCCCTTTTACACCAGTTGTGCTCGTAATGCTTATCAAGTTCCAAACTTAGAAAATCCCCGGTTAATTTATCTGGGATCAAACTGGGATATGCCCCGATTTCAGGAGTTATTTGAGCAATTAGATCAGCAACCCTACATGGAGGTGTATGGCAATCCGGAGGGATGGACACATCTCCAAACTGCCTATAAAGGGGCATTACCGTATGACGGAGCGAGTGTTTTTCAAACCTTAAATCAGGTGGGAGTTGGGTTGTGTTTGCATCGAGAAGAACACACTCGCTATGAACTACCCTCGATGCGGATTTTTGAAATTGTGGCATCGGGGGCGATCGCCATTTGTGGGGAGCATCCCTTTATTCGTAAGGCGTTTGGTGACTCCGTTCTCTATTTAGATTTAGGGTTGAGTGTTGAGGCACAGGTTCAACAAATTTCAGAATATATGGAGTGGATTCGCCTGCATCCACAAGAGGCGATCGCTCTATCTCAAAAGGCTCATGCTATTTTTTTAGAGCACTATACGTTAGAGAAATTACTGTTAGATATTATCCCGCATCATCAACGATTAATTCAGACCAAAGGTTTTATTCAATCTATTGAAATAACCGCTAAGCCTCAGGTTGAATTTATTATCAAAATTGCATCTGACTCAATAGAAACATCACAAAAAACCTTTGAAAGTTTAGCGAGACAGAGTTATGGAAATATTGGAGTGATTGCGATCGCTGAGTCCGTAGAAAAAGCAGCTCAGTTATGTCAACTCTACGAGTCTAAATTCCCGATTCAGATTGTTGAATCTTCTGCCAATGAGTTCAAGAGCACTCAGATTTGGAAGGGACTCAACGCAGTCCAAGCAGAATACTTTGCAGTATTAGATCAGATTGCTATTCATCCTAATCATGCGGCTAGGTTAGTGTCTCTTTTAGAGAAATCAACTGCTGGAGTGGCATATTCTGGTGCCTTAATTGCTGCTGCTGAAGACACCTCTGAACTGATTCAGTTTCATCCATTTGATCTGGATAGGTTGCTATTATTTGAGCCGTTGATAACTCTCAGTGCTGCTATTGGGAGGCGATCGCTCCTCGATACACTTCTGTCCTACGACCCGTTGTTAAACGAATGGGTTGACTTATCTATACTCCTCTATCTCGCGCAACAAACACAGTTTCTATTTAGTTATGAGGCAACCTGTGAATTGCTCTATCCACCACAACAATTGGAGCAATCGGTGTTCCAGCAAAGTCGGGATTGGTCAACTGAAGCCTCTCGCCTGCGTGTGATGTTTTGGCATCAGGAATTTGCCCCAGGTAAAAGCATTCAGACGGTTCACCAAGCTCATTTAGCTCAGCAATACTTGCAGCATCAATTGGAGCGATCGCACGCAGAATTAAGGCGAATCGAGGAGCAACTCCAAGTACAATTGCAAGATGCACAAGCGGTGATTGCAGCGATGGAAAGCAGCAAATTTTGGAAACTGAGAACTGCCTGGTTCAAGCTAAAGCGAGCGATTGGATTGCCCACAAACGATGAACCTTCATAG
- a CDS encoding glycosyltransferase family 2 protein: protein MVETVSDQVAANSLAGYSVEHPLVSVVMPCLNEEKAIASCIQKIQTAFATAGVVGEIVVADNGSTDSSVAIAESMGARVVHQPLRGYGNAYMKGFSHARGDYLIMGDADDTYDFLQIPQFLDYLRNHGYDFVTGSRYLKGGQGTIPFLHRLFGNPALTALLNFLFGTKYTDVYCGFRGFTRQAYDLIQPVSPGMEFNLELAINAGLTRLNIAEIPIHLHPRKGESKLRTFRDGWRSLRMMLIYCPNKVFLFPGLFLLILGLLIHVIVLLDLVKYQDRSVGAVTSIFATIFSVVGFEVLSLGLHVKTYSWSRRFDRDNALLRYFYQIFTLEVGLLTGFITATVGGLILIRQVIEWLNSNLTFIPNSGWASFAATLTIIGLGTIFSSLFISAMSMKKVETYDQRL from the coding sequence ATGGTTGAGACGGTTTCTGATCAGGTTGCTGCCAATTCCCTCGCTGGATACTCAGTCGAGCATCCTCTGGTGTCAGTTGTGATGCCCTGTCTCAACGAAGAAAAGGCGATCGCCAGTTGCATTCAGAAAATTCAGACGGCTTTTGCCACCGCAGGAGTGGTGGGTGAAATTGTTGTGGCTGATAATGGCTCAACGGATAGCTCAGTGGCGATCGCTGAAAGCATGGGTGCGCGTGTTGTACATCAACCCTTGCGGGGCTATGGTAACGCCTACATGAAAGGGTTTAGCCATGCCAGAGGTGATTATCTAATCATGGGCGATGCCGATGATACCTATGACTTCTTGCAAATTCCTCAATTTTTAGATTACCTACGGAATCATGGGTATGATTTCGTCACCGGGAGCCGATATCTCAAAGGTGGACAAGGGACAATTCCTTTCCTGCATCGTCTCTTTGGTAATCCAGCTTTAACAGCCTTGCTTAACTTCCTGTTTGGCACAAAATATACCGATGTCTATTGCGGGTTCCGTGGGTTCACTCGTCAAGCCTATGATTTGATTCAACCCGTGAGTCCAGGGATGGAATTTAATCTGGAACTAGCCATTAATGCCGGATTAACACGGTTAAACATTGCTGAGATTCCGATTCATCTCCACCCTCGAAAAGGTGAATCGAAACTGCGTACCTTCCGAGATGGTTGGCGTAGTTTAAGAATGATGCTGATCTATTGCCCTAACAAAGTTTTTCTCTTTCCCGGATTATTTCTCCTGATTCTGGGCCTTCTCATCCATGTGATTGTCCTGCTGGATCTGGTGAAATACCAGGATCGATCTGTAGGGGCTGTAACGAGTATCTTTGCTACTATTTTTAGCGTTGTTGGTTTTGAAGTATTAAGCCTTGGGTTACATGTCAAAACCTACTCATGGAGCCGTCGTTTTGATCGAGATAATGCCTTACTCAGATATTTCTATCAAATTTTTACTCTAGAAGTCGGATTGTTGACTGGTTTTATAACAGCAACCGTTGGTGGTTTGATATTGATTAGACAAGTCATTGAGTGGCTAAATTCAAACCTGACCTTTATTCCAAATTCAGGATGGGCTTCGTTTGCTGCAACCCTGACTATTATCGGTTTGGGGACTATCTTTTCCTCTTTATTCATTTCAGCCATGTCCATGAAGAAGGTAGAAACGTACGATCAGCGACTATAG
- a CDS encoding glycosyltransferase family 2 protein, whose product MKISIITVCRNSEAYIEKAIKSVLAQTYDQIEYIVIDGASTDKTVDLISQYKSSIHKFVSEPDSGIYQAMNKGIRMATGSYIYFLNSDDYLVDDSVIEDVAIFLQNNPLCHIVYGDLEVRNSSGKTQLFKPPAPQHVKDFMIYGSMPHQATFASAEVFSKWGFFNESYKAVSDVEWYLKTLSDDSIHWCYYPRTIASYYLEGFSARNVRSIRAEFWEVQNNASLYQTDAWLKARIQKFQAVITDFEEQIATYKCVSEQSQELVQSLNKAQQQVHSLETELKRTQEDLNIAKERIFAMETSKFWKLRKQWFQIKKILGLPLDE is encoded by the coding sequence ATGAAAATCTCGATTATTACAGTTTGTAGAAACTCGGAAGCCTACATTGAGAAGGCTATCAAGAGTGTGCTTGCCCAAACGTATGATCAGATTGAATACATTGTCATAGACGGTGCTTCTACTGATAAAACAGTTGATCTAATTTCTCAGTATAAAAGTTCGATTCATAAGTTTGTTAGTGAGCCGGATTCAGGCATTTACCAAGCCATGAACAAAGGAATTCGCATGGCGACTGGTTCTTATATTTACTTCTTGAATTCGGACGATTACCTGGTTGATGATTCCGTGATTGAGGATGTAGCAATTTTTCTACAAAACAATCCTCTCTGTCATATCGTCTATGGTGATCTTGAGGTCAGAAACTCGTCCGGTAAAACTCAACTTTTCAAGCCACCTGCTCCACAACATGTCAAAGATTTCATGATTTATGGCAGTATGCCTCACCAGGCAACTTTTGCCAGTGCTGAAGTCTTTTCAAAATGGGGTTTCTTTAACGAGAGCTATAAAGCAGTCTCCGATGTGGAATGGTATTTGAAGACGTTGTCTGATGACAGTATCCACTGGTGCTACTATCCCCGCACAATTGCATCTTATTATTTGGAAGGATTTTCAGCCAGAAACGTGCGATCGATTCGAGCAGAGTTTTGGGAAGTTCAGAACAACGCTTCCCTCTATCAAACAGATGCTTGGTTAAAAGCTCGAATTCAAAAATTTCAAGCTGTCATTACTGATTTTGAGGAGCAGATTGCTACCTACAAATGTGTTTCTGAGCAATCACAAGAGTTAGTACAATCTCTCAACAAAGCTCAGCAACAAGTGCATTCTTTAGAAACGGAACTAAAACGCACTCAAGAGGATCTAAATATTGCTAAAGAACGCATTTTTGCGATGGAAACCAGTAAATTTTGGAAGCTGAGAAAGCAGTGGTTCCAAATCAAAAAGATATTAGGTTTACCCCTCGATGAATAG